From one Danio rerio strain Tuebingen ecotype United States chromosome 19, GRCz12tu, whole genome shotgun sequence genomic stretch:
- the lrp12 gene encoding low-density lipoprotein receptor-related protein 12 isoform X1, with translation MAHTLSLNRIYLLWTHLLFIVMGNAVSSQHSENVYVSGMSNACGDVAEQIRASSGVITSPGWPFEYPSRINCSWNIRANPGEIITISFQDFEIQSSHRCGLDWISIGTYKNLDGYRACGSSIPAPYISSQDHVWIKFHSDDSMTGKGFRLSYVTGKSEEASCKPDQFHCANGKCIPESWKCNTMDECGDNSDEELCVQPNPSAFFSFQPCAFNQFPCLSRYTRVYTCLPESLKCDGSIDCQDLGDEIDCDVPTCGEWLRNFYGTFSSPNYPDFYPPGSNCTWLIDTGDHRKVILRFMDFKLDGTGYGDYVKVYDGLEENPRRLLRVLTAFDSRAPVAVVSSSGQLRIHFYADKINAARGFNVTYQVDGFCLPWEIPCGGNWGCYTEQQRCDGYWHCPNGRDELNCSNCQEDEFPCSRNGACYPRSDRCNYQNRCPNGSDEKNCFFCQPGNFHCKNNRCVFESWVCDAQDDCGDGSDEESCPVIVPTRVITAAVIGSLICGLLLVIALGCTCKLYSLRMFERRSFETQLSRVEAELLRREAPPSYGQLIAQGLIPPVEDFPVCSGNQASVLENLRLAVRSQLGFTSIRLPTTGRHGNIWRRLFNFTRSRRSGSLALVSADTEEGLTGNASAREPERLGSHRGLLPLDSDDTDTESDHHSRRDVPGAVGGLMAPLPQKTPPTTAVEAIVSVSASSAPLVSRESSISESISESSGVTGPSCATTNSSTSARSPFVSALNRVTRSLRWIRFSLGRAGDGGTTGIEQNHSPLRQLEQGSAGCTGVIRGEDEDDVELLIPVSEAGSLDSDESSRPLLEQGLEQVFGPHLAPAAVSLRGQLGVRDGPCEHCGIVHTARIPDACLEATAKTETSDDDSLLLC, from the exons ATGGCTCACACGTTGAGTTTAAACCGGATCTATTTGCTATGGACACATCTACTCTTCATTGTTATGG GAAATGCAGTTTCATCGCAGCACAGCGAGAACGTATATGTATCAGGGATGTCAAATG CCTGTGGAGATGTGGCAGAGCAGATAAGGGCATCCAGTGGAGTGATAACCAGCCCTGGTTGGCCCTTTGAATACCCATCTCGCATCAACTGCAGCTGGAACATCAGGGCCAACCCTGGAGAGATTATTACCATCAG TTTTCAGGACTTTGAGATTCAAAGTTCACACCGATGTGGTTTAGACTGGATCTCCATTGGAACCTATAAAAACCTGGATGGATACCGAGCCTGCGGCTCATCTATTCCGGCACCATACATCTCCTCTcaggatcacgtgtggattaagtTCCACTCTGATGATAGCATGACTGGAAAGGGCTTCAGGCTCTCTTACGTAACAG GGAAATCAGAAGAAGCCAGCTGCAAACCTGACCAATTTCACTGCGCCAATGGGAAATGTATCCCGGAGTCATGGAAGTGCAACACTATGGATGAATGTGGCGATAACTCGGACGAGGAGTTATGCGTACAGCCAAATCCCTCTGCGTTCTTCTCTTTCCAGCCCTGTGCCTTCAACCAGTTTCCTTGTCTTTCACGTTACACCCGTGTTTACACCTGCCTGCCAGAGTCTCTTAAATGTGATGGCAGTATTGATTGCCAGGACTTGGGTGATGAGATCGATTGTGACGTGCCCACCTGTGGTGAATGGCTCCGCAATTTCTACGGTACTTTCAGCTCACCCAACTATCCTGACTTCTATCCACCTGGCAGTAACTGCACATGGCTGATCGACACTGGTGACCACCGAAAGGTTATCTTGCGCTTTATGGACTTTAAACTTGATGGTACAGGCTATGGCGATTACGTTAAAGTCTACGACGGACTAGAGGAGAACCCCAGACGCCTATTGCGTGTGTTGACTGCATTCGACTCTCGAGCCCCTGTAGCGGTGGTGTCCTCTTCAGGACAGCTTCGGATACACTTTTACGCTGACAAAATCAATGCGGCTCGAGGCTTTAATGTTACGTATCAAGTAGATGGTTTTTGCCTGCCATGGGAAATCCCATGTGGAGGAAACTGGGGTTGCTACACTGAGCAACAGCGCTGTGATGGCTACTGGCATTGTCCCAATGGCAGGGATGAGCTCAACTGCAGTAACTGCCAAGAAGACGAGTTCCCATGCTCAAGAAACGGTGCCTGCTACCCACGCTCTGACCGGTGCAACTACCAGAACCGCTGCCCAAATGGCTCTGATGAGAAGAACTGCTTTTTCTGCCAACCTGGAAATTTCCACTGCAAGAACAACCGCTGTGTTTTTGAAAGCTGGGTATGTGACGCGCAAGACGACTGTGGGGATGGAAGCGATGAGGAGAGCTGCCCGGTAATTGTACCCACAAGAGTCATCACTGCTGCTGTAATTGGGAGTTTGATCTGTGGTCTGCTGTTGGTCATTGCTTTGGGCTGCACCTGCAAACTGTACTCGCTTCGAATGTTTGAGCGCAG GTCATTTGAGACTCAGCTCTCTAGAGTGGAAGCAGAATTACTGAGAAGAGAAGCTCCGCCGTCGTATGGGCAGCTGATTGCTCAAGGACTGATCCCCCCAGTGGAAGATTTTCCTGTCTGCTCTGGAAATCAG GCTTCTGTTTTGGAAAATCTAAGATTGGCAGTTCGTTCCCAGCTGGGATTCACCTCAATCCGACTTCCAACCACAGGTCGTCACGGCAACATCTGGAGACGTCTGTTCAATTTCACACGTTCACGGCGATCTGGTTCTCTTGCACTGGTATCTGCAGACACTGAAGAAGGCCTTACAGGCAATGCCTCAGCTCGTGAGCCAGAGAGACTTGGCTCTCACCGGGGACTGTTGCCCTTGGACTCAGATGACACTGACACTGAGAGCGACCACCATTCCCGCAGGGATGTTCCTGGAGCTGTTGGAGGCCTGATGGCACCACTGCCACAGAAAACTCCCCCTACAACAGCTGTGGAAGCCATCGTCTCAGTGTCTGCCAGCTCTGCTCCACTGGTCAGCCGGGAGAGCagcatctctgaaagcatctCTGAAAGTTCTGGAGTAACTGGACCTTCGTGTGCTACTACTAATTCTAGTACTTCTGCAAGGAGCCCCTTCGTCAGTGCTCTAAACCGGGTCACCCGCAGCCTGCGCTGGATTCGTTTCTCATTAGGGCGAGCTGGTGATGGAGGGACCACTGGCATCGAACAGAATCACAGCCCATTGCGGCAGCTAGAGCAAGGTAGTGCGGGGTGCACTGGTGTCATTAGGGGAGAGGACGAAGATGATGTGGAGCTCCTCATTCCCGTGTCAGAGGCCGGTTCCCTGGACAGTGATGAGAGCTCCAGGCCCCTACTGGAACAAGGTCTGGAGCAGGTCTTTGGCCCACATCTTGCTCCGGCTGCCGTCTCTCTCAGAGGACAACTGGGGGTTCGGGACGGCCCCTGTGAACACTGTGGAATTGTCCATACAGCGCGAATCCCGGACGCTTGTCTGGAGGCAACAGCAAAAACAGAAACTAGTGATGATGATTCTTTGCTGCTCTGTTAA
- the lrp12 gene encoding low-density lipoprotein receptor-related protein 12 isoform X2: protein MQFHRSTARTYMYQGCQMVTCGDVAEQIRASSGVITSPGWPFEYPSRINCSWNIRANPGEIITISFQDFEIQSSHRCGLDWISIGTYKNLDGYRACGSSIPAPYISSQDHVWIKFHSDDSMTGKGFRLSYVTGKSEEASCKPDQFHCANGKCIPESWKCNTMDECGDNSDEELCVQPNPSAFFSFQPCAFNQFPCLSRYTRVYTCLPESLKCDGSIDCQDLGDEIDCDVPTCGEWLRNFYGTFSSPNYPDFYPPGSNCTWLIDTGDHRKVILRFMDFKLDGTGYGDYVKVYDGLEENPRRLLRVLTAFDSRAPVAVVSSSGQLRIHFYADKINAARGFNVTYQVDGFCLPWEIPCGGNWGCYTEQQRCDGYWHCPNGRDELNCSNCQEDEFPCSRNGACYPRSDRCNYQNRCPNGSDEKNCFFCQPGNFHCKNNRCVFESWVCDAQDDCGDGSDEESCPVIVPTRVITAAVIGSLICGLLLVIALGCTCKLYSLRMFERRSFETQLSRVEAELLRREAPPSYGQLIAQGLIPPVEDFPVCSGNQASVLENLRLAVRSQLGFTSIRLPTTGRHGNIWRRLFNFTRSRRSGSLALVSADTEEGLTGNASAREPERLGSHRGLLPLDSDDTDTESDHHSRRDVPGAVGGLMAPLPQKTPPTTAVEAIVSVSASSAPLVSRESSISESISESSGVTGPSCATTNSSTSARSPFVSALNRVTRSLRWIRFSLGRAGDGGTTGIEQNHSPLRQLEQGSAGCTGVIRGEDEDDVELLIPVSEAGSLDSDESSRPLLEQGLEQVFGPHLAPAAVSLRGQLGVRDGPCEHCGIVHTARIPDACLEATAKTETSDDDSLLLC, encoded by the exons ATGCAGTTTCATCGCAGCACAGCGAGAACGTATATGTATCAGGGATGTCAAATGGTGA CCTGTGGAGATGTGGCAGAGCAGATAAGGGCATCCAGTGGAGTGATAACCAGCCCTGGTTGGCCCTTTGAATACCCATCTCGCATCAACTGCAGCTGGAACATCAGGGCCAACCCTGGAGAGATTATTACCATCAG TTTTCAGGACTTTGAGATTCAAAGTTCACACCGATGTGGTTTAGACTGGATCTCCATTGGAACCTATAAAAACCTGGATGGATACCGAGCCTGCGGCTCATCTATTCCGGCACCATACATCTCCTCTcaggatcacgtgtggattaagtTCCACTCTGATGATAGCATGACTGGAAAGGGCTTCAGGCTCTCTTACGTAACAG GGAAATCAGAAGAAGCCAGCTGCAAACCTGACCAATTTCACTGCGCCAATGGGAAATGTATCCCGGAGTCATGGAAGTGCAACACTATGGATGAATGTGGCGATAACTCGGACGAGGAGTTATGCGTACAGCCAAATCCCTCTGCGTTCTTCTCTTTCCAGCCCTGTGCCTTCAACCAGTTTCCTTGTCTTTCACGTTACACCCGTGTTTACACCTGCCTGCCAGAGTCTCTTAAATGTGATGGCAGTATTGATTGCCAGGACTTGGGTGATGAGATCGATTGTGACGTGCCCACCTGTGGTGAATGGCTCCGCAATTTCTACGGTACTTTCAGCTCACCCAACTATCCTGACTTCTATCCACCTGGCAGTAACTGCACATGGCTGATCGACACTGGTGACCACCGAAAGGTTATCTTGCGCTTTATGGACTTTAAACTTGATGGTACAGGCTATGGCGATTACGTTAAAGTCTACGACGGACTAGAGGAGAACCCCAGACGCCTATTGCGTGTGTTGACTGCATTCGACTCTCGAGCCCCTGTAGCGGTGGTGTCCTCTTCAGGACAGCTTCGGATACACTTTTACGCTGACAAAATCAATGCGGCTCGAGGCTTTAATGTTACGTATCAAGTAGATGGTTTTTGCCTGCCATGGGAAATCCCATGTGGAGGAAACTGGGGTTGCTACACTGAGCAACAGCGCTGTGATGGCTACTGGCATTGTCCCAATGGCAGGGATGAGCTCAACTGCAGTAACTGCCAAGAAGACGAGTTCCCATGCTCAAGAAACGGTGCCTGCTACCCACGCTCTGACCGGTGCAACTACCAGAACCGCTGCCCAAATGGCTCTGATGAGAAGAACTGCTTTTTCTGCCAACCTGGAAATTTCCACTGCAAGAACAACCGCTGTGTTTTTGAAAGCTGGGTATGTGACGCGCAAGACGACTGTGGGGATGGAAGCGATGAGGAGAGCTGCCCGGTAATTGTACCCACAAGAGTCATCACTGCTGCTGTAATTGGGAGTTTGATCTGTGGTCTGCTGTTGGTCATTGCTTTGGGCTGCACCTGCAAACTGTACTCGCTTCGAATGTTTGAGCGCAG GTCATTTGAGACTCAGCTCTCTAGAGTGGAAGCAGAATTACTGAGAAGAGAAGCTCCGCCGTCGTATGGGCAGCTGATTGCTCAAGGACTGATCCCCCCAGTGGAAGATTTTCCTGTCTGCTCTGGAAATCAG GCTTCTGTTTTGGAAAATCTAAGATTGGCAGTTCGTTCCCAGCTGGGATTCACCTCAATCCGACTTCCAACCACAGGTCGTCACGGCAACATCTGGAGACGTCTGTTCAATTTCACACGTTCACGGCGATCTGGTTCTCTTGCACTGGTATCTGCAGACACTGAAGAAGGCCTTACAGGCAATGCCTCAGCTCGTGAGCCAGAGAGACTTGGCTCTCACCGGGGACTGTTGCCCTTGGACTCAGATGACACTGACACTGAGAGCGACCACCATTCCCGCAGGGATGTTCCTGGAGCTGTTGGAGGCCTGATGGCACCACTGCCACAGAAAACTCCCCCTACAACAGCTGTGGAAGCCATCGTCTCAGTGTCTGCCAGCTCTGCTCCACTGGTCAGCCGGGAGAGCagcatctctgaaagcatctCTGAAAGTTCTGGAGTAACTGGACCTTCGTGTGCTACTACTAATTCTAGTACTTCTGCAAGGAGCCCCTTCGTCAGTGCTCTAAACCGGGTCACCCGCAGCCTGCGCTGGATTCGTTTCTCATTAGGGCGAGCTGGTGATGGAGGGACCACTGGCATCGAACAGAATCACAGCCCATTGCGGCAGCTAGAGCAAGGTAGTGCGGGGTGCACTGGTGTCATTAGGGGAGAGGACGAAGATGATGTGGAGCTCCTCATTCCCGTGTCAGAGGCCGGTTCCCTGGACAGTGATGAGAGCTCCAGGCCCCTACTGGAACAAGGTCTGGAGCAGGTCTTTGGCCCACATCTTGCTCCGGCTGCCGTCTCTCTCAGAGGACAACTGGGGGTTCGGGACGGCCCCTGTGAACACTGTGGAATTGTCCATACAGCGCGAATCCCGGACGCTTGTCTGGAGGCAACAGCAAAAACAGAAACTAGTGATGATGATTCTTTGCTGCTCTGTTAA
- the lrp12 gene encoding low-density lipoprotein receptor-related protein 12, protein MQFHRSTARTYMYQGCQTCGDVAEQIRASSGVITSPGWPFEYPSRINCSWNIRANPGEIITISFQDFEIQSSHRCGLDWISIGTYKNLDGYRACGSSIPAPYISSQDHVWIKFHSDDSMTGKGFRLSYVTGKSEEASCKPDQFHCANGKCIPESWKCNTMDECGDNSDEELCVQPNPSAFFSFQPCAFNQFPCLSRYTRVYTCLPESLKCDGSIDCQDLGDEIDCDVPTCGEWLRNFYGTFSSPNYPDFYPPGSNCTWLIDTGDHRKVILRFMDFKLDGTGYGDYVKVYDGLEENPRRLLRVLTAFDSRAPVAVVSSSGQLRIHFYADKINAARGFNVTYQVDGFCLPWEIPCGGNWGCYTEQQRCDGYWHCPNGRDELNCSNCQEDEFPCSRNGACYPRSDRCNYQNRCPNGSDEKNCFFCQPGNFHCKNNRCVFESWVCDAQDDCGDGSDEESCPVIVPTRVITAAVIGSLICGLLLVIALGCTCKLYSLRMFERRSFETQLSRVEAELLRREAPPSYGQLIAQGLIPPVEDFHLASCFQASVLENLRLAVRSQLGFTSIRLPTTGRHGNIWRRLFNFTRSRRSGSLALVSADTEEGLTGNASAREPERLGSHRGLLPLDSDDTDTESDHHSRRDVPGAVGGLMAPLPQKTPPTTAVEAIVSVSASSAPLVSRESSISESISESSGVTGPSCATTNSSTSARSPFVSALNRVTRSLRWIRFSLGRAGDGGTTGIEQNHSPLRQLEQGSAGCTGVIRGEDEDDVELLIPVSEAGSLDSDESSRPLLEQGLEQVFGPHLAPAAVSLRGQLGVRDGPCEHCGIVHTARIPDACLEATAKTETSDDDSLLLC, encoded by the exons ATGCAGTTTCATCGCAGCACAGCGAGAACGTATATGTATCAGGGATGTCAAA CCTGTGGAGATGTGGCAGAGCAGATAAGGGCATCCAGTGGAGTGATAACCAGCCCTGGTTGGCCCTTTGAATACCCATCTCGCATCAACTGCAGCTGGAACATCAGGGCCAACCCTGGAGAGATTATTACCATCAG TTTTCAGGACTTTGAGATTCAAAGTTCACACCGATGTGGTTTAGACTGGATCTCCATTGGAACCTATAAAAACCTGGATGGATACCGAGCCTGCGGCTCATCTATTCCGGCACCATACATCTCCTCTcaggatcacgtgtggattaagtTCCACTCTGATGATAGCATGACTGGAAAGGGCTTCAGGCTCTCTTACGTAACAG GGAAATCAGAAGAAGCCAGCTGCAAACCTGACCAATTTCACTGCGCCAATGGGAAATGTATCCCGGAGTCATGGAAGTGCAACACTATGGATGAATGTGGCGATAACTCGGACGAGGAGTTATGCGTACAGCCAAATCCCTCTGCGTTCTTCTCTTTCCAGCCCTGTGCCTTCAACCAGTTTCCTTGTCTTTCACGTTACACCCGTGTTTACACCTGCCTGCCAGAGTCTCTTAAATGTGATGGCAGTATTGATTGCCAGGACTTGGGTGATGAGATCGATTGTGACGTGCCCACCTGTGGTGAATGGCTCCGCAATTTCTACGGTACTTTCAGCTCACCCAACTATCCTGACTTCTATCCACCTGGCAGTAACTGCACATGGCTGATCGACACTGGTGACCACCGAAAGGTTATCTTGCGCTTTATGGACTTTAAACTTGATGGTACAGGCTATGGCGATTACGTTAAAGTCTACGACGGACTAGAGGAGAACCCCAGACGCCTATTGCGTGTGTTGACTGCATTCGACTCTCGAGCCCCTGTAGCGGTGGTGTCCTCTTCAGGACAGCTTCGGATACACTTTTACGCTGACAAAATCAATGCGGCTCGAGGCTTTAATGTTACGTATCAAGTAGATGGTTTTTGCCTGCCATGGGAAATCCCATGTGGAGGAAACTGGGGTTGCTACACTGAGCAACAGCGCTGTGATGGCTACTGGCATTGTCCCAATGGCAGGGATGAGCTCAACTGCAGTAACTGCCAAGAAGACGAGTTCCCATGCTCAAGAAACGGTGCCTGCTACCCACGCTCTGACCGGTGCAACTACCAGAACCGCTGCCCAAATGGCTCTGATGAGAAGAACTGCTTTTTCTGCCAACCTGGAAATTTCCACTGCAAGAACAACCGCTGTGTTTTTGAAAGCTGGGTATGTGACGCGCAAGACGACTGTGGGGATGGAAGCGATGAGGAGAGCTGCCCGGTAATTGTACCCACAAGAGTCATCACTGCTGCTGTAATTGGGAGTTTGATCTGTGGTCTGCTGTTGGTCATTGCTTTGGGCTGCACCTGCAAACTGTACTCGCTTCGAATGTTTGAGCGCAG GTCATTTGAGACTCAGCTCTCTAGAGTGGAAGCAGAATTACTGAGAAGAGAAGCTCCGCCGTCGTATGGGCAGCTGATTGCTCAAGGACTGATCCCCCCAGTGGAAGATTTT CATCTTGCTTCTTGCTTTCAGGCTTCTGTTTTGGAAAATCTAAGATTGGCAGTTCGTTCCCAGCTGGGATTCACCTCAATCCGACTTCCAACCACAGGTCGTCACGGCAACATCTGGAGACGTCTGTTCAATTTCACACGTTCACGGCGATCTGGTTCTCTTGCACTGGTATCTGCAGACACTGAAGAAGGCCTTACAGGCAATGCCTCAGCTCGTGAGCCAGAGAGACTTGGCTCTCACCGGGGACTGTTGCCCTTGGACTCAGATGACACTGACACTGAGAGCGACCACCATTCCCGCAGGGATGTTCCTGGAGCTGTTGGAGGCCTGATGGCACCACTGCCACAGAAAACTCCCCCTACAACAGCTGTGGAAGCCATCGTCTCAGTGTCTGCCAGCTCTGCTCCACTGGTCAGCCGGGAGAGCagcatctctgaaagcatctCTGAAAGTTCTGGAGTAACTGGACCTTCGTGTGCTACTACTAATTCTAGTACTTCTGCAAGGAGCCCCTTCGTCAGTGCTCTAAACCGGGTCACCCGCAGCCTGCGCTGGATTCGTTTCTCATTAGGGCGAGCTGGTGATGGAGGGACCACTGGCATCGAACAGAATCACAGCCCATTGCGGCAGCTAGAGCAAGGTAGTGCGGGGTGCACTGGTGTCATTAGGGGAGAGGACGAAGATGATGTGGAGCTCCTCATTCCCGTGTCAGAGGCCGGTTCCCTGGACAGTGATGAGAGCTCCAGGCCCCTACTGGAACAAGGTCTGGAGCAGGTCTTTGGCCCACATCTTGCTCCGGCTGCCGTCTCTCTCAGAGGACAACTGGGGGTTCGGGACGGCCCCTGTGAACACTGTGGAATTGTCCATACAGCGCGAATCCCGGACGCTTGTCTGGAGGCAACAGCAAAAACAGAAACTAGTGATGATGATTCTTTGCTGCTCTGTTAA